The Terriglobus roseus region AGGGACCAACGGGGCCGGTAGGGCCGCAGGGCAATCCGGGACCGGCAGGTCTGTCGTGGCAAGGGACGTATGCGTCTGCCACGAACTACTCCGCGAACGATGCTGTGGCATGGCAGGGGCAGACATGGCTTTCCCTGCATGGCACGAACCAAGGAAATACGCCGGATAGCTCGCCTGGAGACTGGACTCTGTTGGCCGCGGCGGGTGCCACGGGTTTGCAGGGGCCACAGGGAGTTCAAGGACTTCAAGGACCGGTGGGGCCAGCAGGTCCACAAGGTGCGAAGGGTGATCCCGGCGACACAGGTGCTCAGGGTCCGCAGGGTGCTGCAGGAATGCAGTATCAGGGCGCTTACAACAGCAGCACCAGTTATGCGTTGCATGATGCGGTGGCGTATGGGGGTGGTACGTGGATTTCGTTGCAGGCGATGAACCATGGCAATCCCCCGGATTCGTCGGCGCTGTGGTGGCAGCAGATTGCTGCTCCCGGAGCGCCGGGGCCTGTGGGTTCTCAGGGAGCGAAGGGCGATCCCGGCGATACAGGTCCTCAGGGTTTGCAGGGACCGATTGGTCCCACCGGCCCGCAGGGTCAGCCAGTGCATTTTCTGGGGGCATGGTCGGCGACAACGCCATATCTGACCGGCGATGCAGTTTTCTATGGCGGCTCGGCGTATATCGCTTCGAGTGCGGTGACGGGGAACGCTCCGGGTGTGAGTCCGGTGTGGCAGTTGCTCGCCCAGAAGGGTGATGCTGGAGCCGCAGGCTCGCAGGGAGCTCAGGGAATTCAGGGTCCACAAGGAAATCCGGGAGCCGCTGGTGCAACAGGGCCGCAGGGCGCCGCGGGATTGCAGTGGAAGGGCGTGTGGAACGGCAGCACCGGGTATGTGACGGGCGATGCGGTTTCGTATAGCGGCTCTGCTTATATCTCGACTTCCGATGTAAATGTGGGAGTGACTCCGGGATCGTCACCCTCGTGGTCGTTGCTGGCAGCTGCAGGTGTAGCAGGGCCTGCGGGTACGAATGGCACCAATGGAACGAACGGTGCGACGGGTACAGCAGCAACCATTCAAGTAGGCACGGTCAGTACAGGCACTGCGGGCAGTAGCGTGGTGGTACAGAACGTCGGCACCAGCAATGCGGCCGTTTTGAATTTCACCATTCCGCAAGGAGCGGCGGGAGCAGCAGGCACGCCGGGGTTGAACTACAAAGGAACGTGGCTGAACGGCTCTGGATACAGCACAGGCGATGTCGTCTTCGAGGCTGGATCGTCGTACGTGTCCAAGCGAGATACAAATACGGCTGATCCCGCAACGTCTGTTGCGAACAATACGGGCGACTGGGCACTGCTGGTTTCACAGGGAAGCCCAGGACCTGCAACGGTAGCGATTGGCACAGTGACCAGCGGTGCAGCCGCTGCTGTTACGAATACAGGGACTTCGAATGCAGCGGTGTTGAACTTCACTTTGCCGAAAGGCGATACCGGCGCAACCGGTGCTGTAGGGCTAACGTTCTTTGGGGCGTGGGATAGTTTGGTTTCTTATCCACCCACAAGCGTGGTCACCTATAACGGCTCGGCTTACTTTGCACGCGCTGCCAGCAGCGGCGTGCATCCTGTAGGCGATCCGACGAGCGCGTCGGCATGGTCCCTATTGGCTGCTGCCGGAGCGAACGGTGCGGCTGGAACTGCCCCATCGATCAACGTGTACGCCACGCATACGGGCAACGCGGGAACTTCCGCCATTGTGAAGAACGTGAGCACAGACCCGTCGAGTATCCAGCTGGACTTCACCATCCCAAAGGGAGATACCGGCGCGACAGGACCGACTGGTGCGACCGGGCCTGCGGGCTCGGGCGGTGGAGGCAGCTCGTTTTTCACGACGGTACACACGGTGCCGAATGGAGCGGCGCAGTATCACAACCCCATCGCGGATGCGAAAGGCACAACCGAAAACGGTGCCGTACTGGGATGGCTTCCCTCGACGTGCAACCTGGCCAGCATTCAGGCGTATTACTATGCCGCGGCCACCACGGGTGGGCAGCCGACGAATGCGCAATTAACCATTCGCACGGGAACGCCAGGAAACATGAGCGCGGCAACGGCGTGTACGGTAGCGCCGAACACCACGACTACATGCACAGGGCCGGGAACTCTGGGGGCCGGCAACTTCGTGTCGCTGAACATCTCTACGATCGCGACCACGACGTCGTACCTGTACACACAGTTCAGTTGTAACTAGTGCTTGCGTGAGAGGGCAGCCTTTGTTGTAGAAGGCTGCCCTCTGAATCTGTCGGGGTTTCTTGCAGAGACCTTAGAGAGGCGTGACGTCCGACGCCTGCCAGCCCTTGGGTCCCTTCACCACGTTGAATTGCACTGCCTGGCCTTCCTGCAGGCTCTTAAAGCCATTGGACTGGATTGCCGAGTAGTGTACGAAGACGTCCTCGCCATTTTCACGGCTGACGAACCCGAATCCCTTTGCGTCGTTGAACCACTTCACTGTGCCCTGTTCCATAAAGCCCGGTCCCTCTTCTTCTTTGTTCGAGTCTGCCGTTGAATACAAGGGATCAACCGCTTTTGGCGGGGAAATGACCACTTTGTCTCAAACGATTGCGCATAGACTAGCACGAAACTAAAAATTTACTGAGGAAAAACAAAGGTTCGTACGATTTCGTGAAAACACCGAAGTCTGGCGACCCCATTTCCGCGAAAGACTAGCGTTGCGCGACTTTTGCGACGATCGCTGCTGCGCGTTCCAGAACTTGATCCAGCGTCATGCCGGTCGTATCGACAAGAACAGCGTCATCTGCGGGCCGTAGTGGGCTCTCTGTGCGCTCACGATCGCGCTTGTCACGTTCACGCATATCGCGAAGAAGATCTTCCTTGGATTCGGTTGCTGGCTGCTGCGCATAGCGACGATCACCGCGTGCTTCCACGCTGGCATCGAGGAAGATTTTGACATCCGCGTCAGGAAAGACAACGGTGCCAATGTCGCGGCCTTCCATCACAACGCCGGTCGGCGCTGCGAGGCCAAGCGTGCGTTGTGAGTTGACCATCCACACTCGCACCGGGCCGTGTGTGGAGACCTGCGAGGCAGCCTGCGTTACATCGGGATTGCGCAGCGCAGCGGTGACGTCTTCACCATCAAGCAAAACGCGGTTGCCATTGGCGCTGGGCTCCAACGTGATGGTGGTGCTGTGCGTGAGCGCGAGTACAGCTGCGCCATCGGTCACGACAACGTCACCGCGCAGGGCCTTGAGAGCCAGGGCGCGATACATGGCGCCGGTTTCCAGATTGAGCAGACCAAAGGTGCGCGCAAGATGCGCAGCCACCGTGCTTTTGCCCGCGCCTGCGGGGCCATCAATTGCCACGACGAGGCCGTGGCGCGTTCCGTTCTGAGGTGCAGAAGTCATTCTTTCTATTGTGCCGGATGTGTGAAGCTTGCGTGACAGGTCTTAGCGGTCCGTGTTTTTGTGCATCGGGTTGCGCAGCAGCATGGTGAAGGCGAATCCTACCGTGTCTTCATGCAGGCGCAGGCCACGGCTGTAAAACGCCGACCATGTCAGGTGAGGAGCCAGCGGTACGTCCAGAGAGAGGTTGATGCCGTTGTCTTCGGCAAGTCCGTTGGAGTTTTGCGTGGCGTCTGGACGGCCGGAGCGCGGATCGACCTGGTAGACGGTTTGTGTGCCCAGTGGGAGCTGCTCGTAGCCTTCCAGGTAGAGCGTGGAGGCTCGCGGAAGTTCCAGGCTGACGCCTACACCAAAGTTCGCGAGTTCACCGCGCGAGGTCTGCGAACGTTGCACGCGACGGTTTTGCAGACGGCTGGTGGAACCGATGCCAAGGTCAACATAGGGCGCAAGGAAGCTGGCGGATTGCAGGTGGTTGGTGACGTTGTATGTCACCTTGCCCGCGCCAATGCCGTCTTCCACGGAGCCGGTGGGCGCAGCGAGCGATCCGGTCAGAACATCGTTGAAGTCGCCCAGCTTGCCCATGCTGAAGCTCTTGGAGCTCAGATGGAGCGCCATGGTGGTGTCGCCGGGCAGGCCGTGGCGGATGGTGGTGTCCGTATAGGGTGGGCCGGTGGTCGGCTGCACTACGCGTTGCGAACGCATGTACAGGAAGAGCGGCGTTGCCACGTCGGCGCTGACATAACGATTGAATCGCCATGCAAGGCTTGGGGTCAGGATGTTCGCCCAGCCGGT contains the following coding sequences:
- a CDS encoding DNRLRE domain-containing protein, with the translated sequence MRLCLTPLRTAHRQSVTAALAFAGLLLLPGRVHGQAATLAADTAVDTGRPSVNFGSLSNLYINSTSTSLLRFDLGTLPSGTTGSQISRATLRLYVNRVNTPGVVGVAPVSAAWAEGAVTSQTLPVFGTVAQVFAVTDEGQFVTVDVTAMVQAWVNTPSTNFGLALTASTADVVLDSKESDTTAHPAELQIALTSGVVGPVGPQGPKGDKGDAGAPGPQGIQGPKGDPGPQGIQGIQGVQGPAGPAGGPVGPQGPVGPQGPKGDKGDPGYGLTYKGAWNAALSYATGDVVTSGNAAWVSLVDANVGNAPSASGASWGLLVPASSGTSTVINGLLFDATYVPTTNYATNHVVTWQNTAWVSLHDANHGNAPDASVNDWAVLVPAAIGIQGPQGAAGATGPQGPQGVKGDTGDVGPQGARGATGATGRPGFVYQGAYASATNYAAGDVVMWQGGAWASLVDSNQGNTPDISPTYWGVLTSQGAQGLKGDKGDTGVAGPQGPEGIAGVAGPQGPTGPMGSTGPQGAPGRDGAQGVQGPTGPVGPQGNPGPAGLSWQGTYASATNYSANDAVAWQGQTWLSLHGTNQGNTPDSSPGDWTLLAAAGATGLQGPQGVQGLQGPVGPAGPQGAKGDPGDTGAQGPQGAAGMQYQGAYNSSTSYALHDAVAYGGGTWISLQAMNHGNPPDSSALWWQQIAAPGAPGPVGSQGAKGDPGDTGPQGLQGPIGPTGPQGQPVHFLGAWSATTPYLTGDAVFYGGSAYIASSAVTGNAPGVSPVWQLLAQKGDAGAAGSQGAQGIQGPQGNPGAAGATGPQGAAGLQWKGVWNGSTGYVTGDAVSYSGSAYISTSDVNVGVTPGSSPSWSLLAAAGVAGPAGTNGTNGTNGATGTAATIQVGTVSTGTAGSSVVVQNVGTSNAAVLNFTIPQGAAGAAGTPGLNYKGTWLNGSGYSTGDVVFEAGSSYVSKRDTNTADPATSVANNTGDWALLVSQGSPGPATVAIGTVTSGAAAAVTNTGTSNAAVLNFTLPKGDTGATGAVGLTFFGAWDSLVSYPPTSVVTYNGSAYFARAASSGVHPVGDPTSASAWSLLAAAGANGAAGTAPSINVYATHTGNAGTSAIVKNVSTDPSSIQLDFTIPKGDTGATGPTGATGPAGSGGGGSSFFTTVHTVPNGAAQYHNPIADAKGTTENGAVLGWLPSTCNLASIQAYYYAAATTGGQPTNAQLTIRTGTPGNMSAATACTVAPNTTTTCTGPGTLGAGNFVSLNISTIATTTSYLYTQFSCN
- the cmk gene encoding (d)CMP kinase, with protein sequence MTSAPQNGTRHGLVVAIDGPAGAGKSTVAAHLARTFGLLNLETGAMYRALALKALRGDVVVTDGAAVLALTHSTTITLEPSANGNRVLLDGEDVTAALRNPDVTQAASQVSTHGPVRVWMVNSQRTLGLAAPTGVVMEGRDIGTVVFPDADVKIFLDASVEARGDRRYAQQPATESKEDLLRDMRERDKRDRERTESPLRPADDAVLVDTTGMTLDQVLERAAAIVAKVAQR
- a CDS encoding cold-shock protein is translated as MEQGTVKWFNDAKGFGFVSRENGEDVFVHYSAIQSNGFKSLQEGQAVQFNVVKGPKGWQASDVTPL